One Pseudomonas rhizophila DNA window includes the following coding sequences:
- the hemL gene encoding glutamate-1-semialdehyde 2,1-aminomutase: MSRSETLFANAQKHIPGGVNSPVRAFKSVGGTPLFFKHAEGAYVTDEDDKRYVDYVGSWGPMILGHSHPDVVEAVRNQLQHGLSYGAPTAMETEMADLVCSIVPSMEMVRMVSSGTEATMSAIRLARGFTGRDSIIKFEGCYHGHSDSLLVKAGSGALTQGVPSSAGVPAAFAKHTLTLPFNDLEEVEKMLSEVGQEVACIIVEPVAGNMNCVPPAPGFLEGLRSLCDQHGVVLIFDEVMTGFRVALGGAQAHYGVTPDLSTFGKIIGGGMPVGCFGGKRAIMECIAPLGPVYQAGTLSGNPLAMAAGLTTLRLISRPGFHAELTDYTTRLLDGLQIRADAAGIPFVTTQAGGMFGLYFSGADDIVTFEDVMASDADRFKRFFHLMLDGGVYLAPSAFEAGFTSIAHGEAELKITLDAAERAFAALK, translated from the coding sequence ATGTCCCGTTCCGAAACCCTGTTTGCCAATGCCCAAAAGCACATCCCCGGCGGCGTGAACTCCCCCGTTCGTGCGTTCAAGAGCGTTGGCGGCACCCCGCTGTTCTTCAAACACGCCGAAGGCGCGTACGTGACGGACGAAGATGACAAGCGCTATGTGGACTACGTCGGTTCGTGGGGCCCTATGATTCTGGGCCACAGCCATCCGGACGTGGTGGAAGCGGTGCGCAACCAGTTGCAGCACGGCCTGTCCTACGGTGCCCCGACCGCTATGGAAACCGAGATGGCCGACCTGGTCTGCTCGATCGTGCCGTCGATGGAAATGGTGCGCATGGTCAGCTCCGGCACCGAGGCAACCATGAGTGCGATTCGCCTGGCACGGGGCTTCACCGGTCGCGACAGCATCATCAAGTTCGAAGGCTGCTACCACGGCCACTCCGACAGCCTGCTGGTCAAGGCCGGTTCCGGCGCGCTGACCCAAGGTGTACCAAGTTCGGCCGGCGTGCCCGCAGCGTTTGCCAAGCACACCCTGACCCTGCCGTTCAACGACCTCGAAGAAGTCGAGAAGATGCTCAGCGAAGTCGGCCAGGAAGTGGCCTGCATCATCGTCGAGCCTGTGGCTGGCAACATGAACTGCGTACCGCCGGCGCCGGGTTTCCTCGAAGGCCTGCGCAGCCTGTGCGACCAGCACGGCGTGGTGCTGATTTTCGACGAAGTGATGACCGGTTTCCGCGTAGCCCTCGGCGGCGCCCAGGCCCACTACGGCGTGACACCGGACCTGAGCACCTTCGGCAAGATCATCGGCGGCGGCATGCCGGTCGGTTGCTTCGGCGGCAAGCGTGCCATCATGGAATGCATCGCGCCGCTGGGTCCGGTCTACCAGGCCGGTACGCTGTCAGGCAATCCGCTGGCCATGGCCGCCGGCCTGACCACCCTGCGTCTGATCAGCCGCCCGGGCTTTCACGCCGAGCTGACCGACTACACCACCCGTCTGCTCGACGGTTTGCAGATTCGTGCCGACGCAGCGGGCATTCCGTTCGTGACCACCCAGGCCGGTGGCATGTTCGGCCTGTACTTCAGTGGCGCCGATGACATCGTGACCTTCGAAGATGTGATGGCCAGCGACGCTGACCGCTTCAAGCGTTTCTTCCACCTGATGCTCGACGGTGGCGTGTACCTGGCACCGAGCGCGTTCGAAGCCGGCTTTACCTCCATCGCCCATGGCGAGGCCGAGCTGAAGATCACCCTCGACGCCGCCGAGCGGGCCTTCGCCGCATTGAAGTAA
- the thiE gene encoding thiamine phosphate synthase: protein MKLRGLYAITDSQLLAGKFLAYVQAALEGGVTLLQYRDKSSDEARRLREAEALRNLCERYKTRLIINDDAELAARLGVGVHLGQTDGPLAPVRALLGRDAIIGSTCHSSLELAEQAASEGASYVAFGRFFNSNTKPGAPSANLELLDQARIKLHIPVCAIGGITLDNAAPLVAHGVDLLAVVHGLFGADSPQEVTRRARAFNDLLQIK, encoded by the coding sequence ATGAAACTACGTGGCCTTTACGCCATCACCGATAGCCAACTGCTGGCCGGCAAATTCCTCGCGTATGTGCAAGCGGCACTGGAAGGTGGCGTCACCCTGCTGCAATACCGTGATAAAAGCAGCGACGAAGCCCGTCGTCTGCGCGAAGCCGAAGCGCTGCGCAATCTATGCGAGCGCTACAAGACCCGATTGATCATCAACGACGACGCCGAACTGGCCGCGCGCCTGGGCGTCGGCGTTCACCTGGGCCAGACCGATGGCCCTCTGGCGCCAGTACGGGCGCTGCTGGGGCGCGACGCAATCATCGGCTCCACCTGTCATTCCAGCCTGGAACTGGCCGAACAGGCCGCCAGCGAGGGCGCGAGCTATGTCGCGTTCGGACGCTTCTTCAACTCCAACACCAAGCCCGGCGCACCCAGTGCAAACCTTGAACTGCTCGACCAGGCCCGGATCAAACTGCATATACCGGTGTGCGCCATCGGCGGCATCACCCTGGACAACGCCGCCCCGCTGGTGGCTCACGGTGTCGACCTGCTGGCCGTGGTCCATGGTCTGTTCGGCGCCGACAGCCCCCAGGAAGTGACGCGCCGCGCCCGTGCCTTCAACGATCTGTTGCAGATCAAATAA
- the amn gene encoding AMP nucleosidase, with amino-acid sequence MKACKSEHRKLIVTEAFIVVQTAEQAVDRLAALHERATTALNQALKRYLKDRIEPDAEQRALFRYPALRLTYHCHGEVPQTTRAYAKVQLPGTYSVTVTHPAAFRKYLLEQLVPLMHDFTVTVEVGVSEQNIPYPYVVEQGDELAGSGVTAAVLARVFPSTDLSAATDGIADGLYDWENTDPLPLALFDAARVDFSLRRLVHYTGSDWRHVQPWILLTNYHRYVDQFIVHGLEQLRSDPRFVRMVLPGNVIIEKSMDHGEASAIAAGVVWHRYQMPAYHLQASDGHGVTLVNIGVGPSNAKNITDHLAVLRPHCWLMIGHCGGLRQSQTIGDYVLAHAYMRRDGILDRVVPPNIPIPALAEVQMALQQAAANVTGEKGDELKKRLRTGTVLTYDDRNWELRWAQERPLINLSRAVAVDMESGTIAAQGYRLRVPYGTLLCVSDKPLHSEIKLPGSANAFYERAVNQHLKIGIAALDLLRNELNSLHSRKLRSFDEPPFR; translated from the coding sequence ATGAAGGCCTGCAAGTCAGAACACAGGAAGCTGATCGTGACCGAAGCGTTTATTGTCGTTCAAACCGCCGAACAAGCCGTGGATCGTCTGGCGGCCCTGCACGAGCGTGCGACCACTGCGCTGAACCAGGCGCTCAAGCGGTACCTCAAGGATCGCATCGAGCCGGATGCCGAACAGCGGGCGTTGTTTCGCTATCCCGCCCTGCGCCTGACCTATCACTGCCATGGCGAAGTCCCGCAAACCACCCGCGCCTACGCCAAGGTCCAGTTGCCGGGCACCTACAGTGTCACCGTCACCCATCCGGCTGCGTTCCGTAAATACCTGCTGGAGCAGTTGGTCCCGCTGATGCACGACTTTACCGTCACCGTCGAAGTGGGTGTCAGCGAGCAGAACATTCCCTATCCCTACGTGGTGGAGCAGGGTGATGAACTGGCCGGCTCCGGCGTGACTGCCGCGGTGCTGGCGCGAGTGTTCCCCAGTACCGACCTGTCGGCCGCCACCGATGGCATTGCCGACGGCCTCTATGACTGGGAAAACACCGACCCGCTGCCGCTGGCGTTGTTTGACGCGGCGCGGGTGGACTTTTCCCTGCGTCGGCTGGTGCATTACACCGGCAGCGACTGGCGCCATGTGCAGCCGTGGATCCTGCTGACCAACTATCACCGTTATGTGGATCAGTTCATTGTCCATGGCTTGGAGCAACTGCGCAGCGACCCGCGTTTTGTGCGCATGGTCCTGCCGGGCAACGTGATCATCGAAAAGAGCATGGACCACGGTGAAGCCTCGGCGATCGCCGCGGGCGTGGTCTGGCACCGCTACCAGATGCCGGCCTATCACCTGCAGGCCAGCGACGGCCACGGCGTGACGCTGGTGAACATCGGCGTCGGGCCGTCCAACGCCAAGAACATCACCGACCACCTCGCCGTGCTGCGCCCCCACTGTTGGCTGATGATCGGTCACTGCGGTGGGCTGCGGCAGTCCCAGACCATCGGCGACTACGTGCTGGCCCACGCTTACATGCGTCGCGATGGCATCCTCGACCGGGTCGTGCCGCCGAATATTCCGATCCCGGCCCTGGCTGAAGTGCAGATGGCCTTGCAGCAAGCGGCGGCCAATGTCACCGGTGAAAAGGGCGACGAGCTGAAGAAGCGCCTGCGCACCGGCACTGTACTGACCTACGACGACCGCAACTGGGAATTGCGCTGGGCCCAGGAGCGTCCGTTGATCAACCTGTCCCGCGCCGTGGCGGTGGACATGGAAAGCGGCACCATCGCCGCTCAGGGATACCGCTTGCGGGTGCCGTACGGCACGTTGCTTTGTGTCTCGGACAAACCGCTGCACAGCGAGATCAAATTGCCGGGTTCGGCCAACGCGTTTTACGAACGGGCGGTCAACCAGCACCTGAAGATCGGCATCGCGGCGCTGGACCTGTTGCGCAACGAACTCAACTCGCTGCACTCGCGCAAGTTGCGCAGCTTCGACGAGCCGCCGTTCCGCTGA
- a CDS encoding hydroxymethylpyrimidine/phosphomethylpyrimidine kinase produces MNIYSSRPVVLCLSGHDPSGGAGLQADIEALLAQGCHAAPAVTALTVQDTVNVSDFRVLDREWVLAQANAVLNDSQVAAVKLGMLGSLEMVDTVVELLQAHPHLPMVCDPVLRAGGGGRLGKDEVGYAMRERLLPLAIIATPNLPEARILAELPEGSADECAEKLLPFVKHLLITGGHGDEHEVHNRLYSRDGRRETFTCQRLPGSYHGSGCTLASALAGRLAQGEHLASAVKTALDYTWRTLRDAEQLGKGQFVPRRLPLDFCS; encoded by the coding sequence ATGAATATCTACAGCTCTCGCCCCGTTGTCCTCTGTCTCTCCGGCCACGACCCCAGTGGTGGCGCCGGTTTGCAGGCAGATATCGAAGCCCTGCTCGCCCAGGGTTGTCATGCCGCCCCGGCCGTTACCGCGTTGACCGTGCAGGACACGGTTAACGTGAGCGATTTCCGCGTGCTCGATCGGGAGTGGGTGCTGGCGCAAGCCAATGCCGTGCTCAACGATTCGCAGGTAGCGGCGGTCAAGCTGGGGATGCTCGGCTCACTGGAAATGGTCGACACGGTAGTCGAACTGCTGCAGGCGCACCCGCATTTGCCCATGGTCTGCGACCCAGTGCTGCGAGCCGGTGGCGGCGGACGATTGGGCAAGGATGAAGTCGGCTACGCCATGCGCGAACGCCTGTTACCCCTGGCAATCATCGCCACCCCCAATCTGCCGGAAGCACGCATCCTCGCTGAACTGCCAGAGGGCAGCGCCGATGAATGCGCCGAAAAACTGCTGCCCTTCGTCAAGCACCTGTTGATCACCGGTGGTCACGGCGACGAACATGAAGTCCACAATCGCCTGTACAGCCGCGATGGTCGCCGCGAAACCTTCACCTGCCAGCGCTTGCCCGGCAGCTACCATGGTTCCGGCTGCACCCTGGCCAGCGCCCTGGCTGGACGACTGGCCCAGGGCGAACACCTCGCCAGCGCGGTCAAGACAGCACTGGATTACACCTGGCGCACCCTGCGCGATGCCGAACAGCTGGGCAAAGGCCAGTTCGTCCCGCGTCGCCTGCCGCTGGATTTCTGCTCGTAG
- a CDS encoding tetratricopeptide repeat protein produces the protein MNRTGRTLALGCLLLLQPLLANAQAGGNSLLIPAMGRCTLNTQPQDLAPALDACQKAADAGDAQAQYELGEFYYDGKAAPRDLKLALSYFEKASLQGHAQAQYKLGGMFFHGEGVPANNVQAYIVLKMAAVNGAEEALDTADEVAEQMPRDELEVATQVLGQIFRKYLMELQNADGRTPFSPLP, from the coding sequence ATGAACCGCACCGGCCGCACCCTTGCCCTGGGCTGCCTGTTGCTCCTTCAGCCGCTGCTGGCGAACGCACAAGCAGGCGGCAACTCGTTGTTGATCCCGGCGATGGGCCGTTGCACGCTCAACACCCAGCCACAAGATCTCGCACCGGCACTCGACGCCTGTCAAAAAGCGGCGGACGCGGGCGATGCACAAGCGCAATACGAGTTGGGCGAGTTCTACTACGACGGCAAGGCTGCGCCGCGCGACCTCAAACTGGCCCTCAGCTACTTCGAAAAAGCCTCACTGCAAGGCCATGCCCAGGCGCAATACAAGCTGGGCGGCATGTTCTTCCATGGCGAAGGCGTGCCGGCCAACAACGTGCAGGCCTACATTGTCTTGAAGATGGCAGCGGTCAATGGCGCCGAAGAAGCCCTGGACACCGCCGACGAAGTCGCCGAACAGATGCCCCGCGACGAACTGGAAGTCGCGACCCAGGTGCTGGGGCAGATCTTCCGCAAATACCTGATGGAATTGCAGAACGCCGACGGGCGCACGCCCTTCTCGCCACTGCCCTGA
- a CDS encoding hybrid sensor histidine kinase/response regulator: protein MRYLLMLLLCLPALASALEFDEFTQSLPLGHALQVFEDTHGTATIDDVLAEAAAGHFKPHDKATLNAGYSRSAFWLKIDLHYRPGNPDAQRTWLLELAYPPLDHLDLYLPDSAGAYRLVRQTGDALPFASREIRQNNYLFSLDFKPEQRQAVYLRLQSQGSIQAPLTLWSSTAYLEQQPVRLYVLGTIYGVLLGMLVYNLFIYLSVRDTSYLYYIVYIASFGLYQLSVNGAAVEYFWPDNPWWANAATPFFIGCAGLFGSQFARSFLQTAQHSRWLDRLLLALIAYSAVVVGLSLMTSYALALRLATALALVFTVVIFAAGLFVWWRGLRVARYFIIAWSAFLLGGVVNTMMVLGYLPNVFLTMYASQIGSAIEVALLSLALADRINAMREQQAQTLFDAGQKLEVLNQQLAHGNKLKDEFLATLTHELRTPMNGVIGSLELMETVEMNEELTQYQQTAAGSARDMMRMVNGILTLTELQAGKLKAYPAPFSLRAMVDALQVQFGANAAVKSLDFKVDVAPGLTDRLIGDSGKLAQCLECLLDNAVKFTRTGGLALRVSGRPSGLDRLVLSFAVIDTGIGFTDLGEASLYQRFFQLDGSMTREYGGLGVGLAICRQLVELLGGRLTHTSEPGRGSRFQLDVEVEMAVPVEAPTPFSFSPRESARLPQDCTVLLADDNSIDLLVMRGMLLKLGYRVRTADSGRAALDVLQGESVDAVLLDCQSPPLDGVSVCCQIRTLAGCEDLPVFVVSPNPNHERCTSGALTDYLSKPVKFEVLRTILQRRVLCQKQGESADI, encoded by the coding sequence ATGCGCTATTTGCTGATGTTGCTGCTGTGCTTGCCCGCTTTGGCAAGCGCCCTCGAATTCGATGAATTCACCCAAAGCCTGCCCTTGGGCCATGCCCTGCAGGTGTTCGAAGACACCCACGGTACGGCCACCATCGACGATGTCCTGGCAGAGGCCGCGGCGGGTCACTTCAAGCCCCATGACAAAGCCACGCTGAACGCTGGTTATTCGCGCTCGGCATTCTGGCTGAAAATAGACCTGCACTACCGTCCCGGCAATCCGGACGCCCAACGCACCTGGTTGTTGGAGCTGGCCTATCCGCCGCTGGACCATTTGGACTTGTATCTGCCTGACAGCGCCGGGGCGTATCGCCTGGTTCGCCAGACCGGCGATGCCTTGCCGTTCGCCAGCCGTGAAATTCGCCAGAACAACTACCTGTTCAGCCTGGACTTCAAACCTGAACAACGCCAGGCCGTGTACCTGCGCCTGCAAAGCCAGGGGTCGATCCAGGCGCCGCTGACGTTGTGGTCGAGCACGGCCTATCTTGAGCAACAACCTGTGCGCTTGTACGTGTTGGGCACCATCTATGGCGTACTGCTGGGGATGCTGGTCTACAACCTGTTCATTTACCTGAGCGTGCGGGACACCAGTTACCTTTATTACATCGTTTATATCGCCTCGTTCGGCTTGTATCAGTTGTCGGTCAACGGAGCGGCCGTGGAGTATTTCTGGCCGGACAACCCCTGGTGGGCCAATGCCGCAACCCCCTTTTTCATCGGCTGTGCGGGTCTGTTCGGCAGCCAGTTTGCGCGCAGCTTCCTGCAAACCGCGCAACACAGTCGTTGGCTTGACCGGCTGCTGCTGGCGCTGATCGCCTACAGCGCCGTAGTGGTGGGCCTGTCGCTGATGACCAGTTACGCCCTGGCCTTGCGCCTGGCGACGGCATTGGCGCTGGTGTTTACCGTGGTGATTTTCGCCGCCGGGCTGTTCGTCTGGTGGCGTGGCCTGCGGGTGGCGCGTTATTTCATCATCGCTTGGTCGGCGTTTCTGCTGGGGGGCGTGGTCAACACGATGATGGTGCTCGGTTATCTGCCGAACGTATTCCTGACCATGTACGCCAGCCAGATCGGCTCGGCCATCGAAGTAGCGCTGTTGTCCCTGGCCCTGGCCGACCGTATCAATGCCATGCGCGAGCAGCAGGCCCAGACGCTGTTCGACGCCGGGCAGAAACTTGAAGTGCTCAACCAGCAATTGGCCCATGGCAACAAACTCAAGGATGAATTCCTCGCCACCTTGACCCATGAGCTGCGCACGCCGATGAATGGCGTGATCGGTTCGCTGGAGTTGATGGAAACCGTCGAAATGAATGAGGAGCTGACCCAGTATCAACAGACCGCCGCAGGTTCTGCGCGGGACATGATGCGCATGGTCAACGGCATCCTCACCCTTACAGAGTTGCAGGCCGGCAAGCTCAAGGCCTACCCGGCGCCGTTCAGTCTGCGCGCGATGGTCGACGCCTTGCAGGTGCAGTTCGGTGCCAATGCGGCGGTCAAGAGCCTGGATTTCAAGGTCGACGTGGCACCCGGCCTGACGGACCGGCTGATCGGTGACAGTGGCAAGCTGGCCCAATGCCTGGAATGCCTGCTGGACAACGCCGTCAAGTTCACCCGCACAGGGGGCCTGGCGCTGCGGGTCAGTGGCAGACCGTCGGGGCTCGATCGGCTGGTGTTGTCCTTTGCCGTGATCGACACCGGTATTGGTTTCACGGACCTTGGAGAGGCGAGCTTGTACCAGCGCTTCTTCCAGCTGGACGGTTCCATGACCCGGGAATACGGCGGTCTCGGCGTGGGGCTGGCGATCTGTCGGCAGCTGGTGGAGTTGCTGGGCGGACGCCTGACTCACACCTCCGAACCCGGTCGCGGCAGCCGATTCCAGTTGGATGTCGAGGTGGAAATGGCCGTGCCCGTGGAGGCGCCCACGCCATTTTCGTTCAGCCCGCGAGAAAGCGCGCGGTTGCCCCAGGATTGCACGGTGTTGCTGGCTGACGACAACAGCATTGATCTGCTGGTGATGCGCGGCATGTTGCTCAAGCTCGGTTACCGGGTGCGTACCGCCGACAGCGGCCGCGCGGCACTGGATGTGCTGCAGGGCGAGAGTGTTGATGCCGTGCTGCTCGATTGCCAGTCGCCACCGCTGGACGGGGTGTCGGTCTGCTGTCAGATCCGTACGCTCGCCGGCTGCGAGGACCTGCCGGTGTTTGTGGTCAGTCCCAATCCGAATCACGAGCGCTGCACGTCGGGCGCGTTGACCGATTACCTGAGCAAACCGGTGAAATTCGAGGTGTTGCGCACGATTCTGCAACGGCGGGTACTTTGTCAAAAACAGGGTGAAAGCGCCGATATTTAG
- a CDS encoding acyl-CoA dehydrogenase family protein: MNLHQFAETHEVTNQPPSLDGANLYRIDLPLQQWSQRFGAGWAQGRIDAYGELAGGPLMEAGFLANQNKPVFSSHDRYGHRIDLVEFHPAYHQLMRTAVEHGLPSLPWAQPQPGAHVARASMTYLHSQAEAGTGCPLTMTFASVPALRLQPDLAELWVPKALATEYDPRNVGMAHKAGVTLGMAMTEKQGGTDVRANTTKAYPVGASGPGQAYELVGHKWFCSAPMCDAFLTLAQTDKGLSCFLLPRHRPDDTRNQFYIQRLKNKLGNCSNASSEVEFRGALAWMVGEEGRGVPTIIEMVAMTRFDCMVGSSALMRQALTQASHHCAHRKVGGKLLSEQPLMQNVLADLALESEAALALSLRMGRALDHLSDEHEAKFARLVTAVGKYWICKRAPAMINEAAECMGGAGYVEDSILPRLYREAPVNSTWEGSGNVQCLDVLRALSKEPGVLEVLFTELGDGHGDKRLAAHIDRLQAAFKDTADIQYRARQLTEEIAIGLQAKLLLEAGNSDVSDAFIASRLGSAGRAYGALPRGLNVEAIVARSTPQGF; the protein is encoded by the coding sequence ATGAACCTGCACCAGTTCGCCGAAACCCACGAGGTCACCAATCAGCCACCGTCCCTGGATGGCGCCAACCTCTATCGCATCGACCTGCCGCTGCAACAGTGGTCGCAGCGTTTTGGTGCGGGTTGGGCGCAAGGGCGGATCGATGCGTATGGCGAGTTGGCCGGTGGGCCGCTGATGGAAGCGGGGTTTCTGGCGAACCAGAACAAGCCGGTGTTTTCCAGTCACGACCGCTACGGCCATCGCATCGATCTGGTGGAATTCCATCCCGCTTACCACCAGTTGATGCGCACCGCCGTCGAGCATGGCTTGCCCAGCCTGCCATGGGCCCAGCCGCAACCCGGCGCCCACGTCGCCCGAGCCTCGATGACTTATCTGCACAGCCAGGCTGAAGCCGGCACCGGTTGTCCGCTGACCATGACCTTCGCCAGCGTCCCGGCGTTGCGTTTGCAACCGGACCTGGCCGAGCTCTGGGTGCCCAAAGCGCTCGCCACCGAGTACGACCCGCGAAACGTCGGCATGGCCCACAAGGCCGGGGTGACCCTCGGCATGGCGATGACTGAAAAGCAGGGCGGCACCGACGTGCGGGCCAACACCACCAAAGCTTATCCGGTGGGCGCCAGCGGTCCGGGCCAGGCCTATGAGCTGGTGGGCCACAAGTGGTTCTGCTCGGCGCCGATGTGCGATGCCTTCCTGACCCTGGCCCAGACCGACAAGGGCCTGAGCTGTTTCCTGCTGCCGCGCCATCGCCCGGACGACACCCGTAATCAGTTCTATATCCAGCGGCTGAAGAACAAGCTGGGCAACTGTTCCAACGCCTCCAGCGAAGTTGAATTCCGCGGTGCGCTGGCCTGGATGGTCGGTGAAGAAGGGCGAGGCGTGCCGACGATCATCGAGATGGTCGCCATGACCCGCTTCGATTGCATGGTCGGTTCCAGTGCTCTGATGCGCCAGGCCCTGACCCAGGCCAGCCATCACTGCGCGCACCGGAAGGTCGGTGGCAAATTGTTGAGCGAACAGCCACTGATGCAAAACGTGCTGGCCGACCTGGCGCTGGAAAGCGAAGCCGCGCTCGCCCTGAGCCTGCGCATGGGCCGGGCGCTGGACCACTTGAGTGACGAACACGAGGCCAAGTTCGCGCGGCTGGTGACTGCGGTGGGCAAATACTGGATCTGCAAACGCGCCCCCGCGATGATCAACGAAGCCGCCGAATGCATGGGCGGCGCTGGTTACGTCGAAGACAGCATCCTGCCGCGCCTCTATCGTGAAGCACCAGTGAACTCGACCTGGGAAGGCTCCGGCAATGTGCAGTGCCTGGATGTCTTGCGGGCGCTGTCCAAGGAACCGGGCGTGCTTGAAGTGCTGTTCACCGAGCTGGGTGACGGCCACGGCGACAAACGCCTGGCTGCCCACATCGATCGGTTGCAGGCGGCGTTCAAGGATACCGCTGACATCCAGTACCGCGCCCGGCAATTGACTGAAGAGATCGCCATCGGCCTGCAAGCCAAGCTGCTGCTGGAAGCGGGTAACAGCGACGTCAGCGATGCCTTCATCGCCAGCCGCCTGGGTTCGGCTGGCCGGGCATACGGCGCCTTGCCCCGAGGCCTGAATGTCGAGGCCATCGTGGCACGCTCCACGCCCCAAGGTTTCTAA
- a CDS encoding DUF1820 family protein, giving the protein MTKREAPIYKVIFLNQGQVFEMYAKQIYQSDLWGFLEVEEFVFGERTQMVVDPSEEKLKAQFEGVVRSFVPMHSIVRIDEVERLGTPKISEARGAVGNVMPFPMPMPEK; this is encoded by the coding sequence ATGACCAAACGTGAAGCTCCAATCTACAAGGTGATTTTCCTCAACCAGGGCCAGGTGTTCGAAATGTACGCCAAGCAGATCTATCAAAGTGATCTGTGGGGCTTCCTGGAAGTCGAAGAATTCGTCTTTGGCGAGCGCACGCAAATGGTCGTCGATCCGAGCGAAGAAAAGCTCAAGGCGCAGTTCGAAGGCGTGGTGCGCAGCTTCGTGCCGATGCATTCGATCGTGCGTATCGACGAGGTCGAGCGCCTGGGCACCCCGAAAATCAGCGAAGCCCGCGGCGCGGTCGGCAATGTCATGCCGTTTCCGATGCCGATGCCTGAGAAGTAA
- the miaB gene encoding tRNA (N6-isopentenyl adenosine(37)-C2)-methylthiotransferase MiaB translates to MAKKLYIETHGCQMNEYDSSRMVDLLGEHQALEVTARAEDADVILLNTCSIRERAQDRVYSQLGRWRELKLANPEMVIAVGGCVASQEGAAIRDRAPYVDVVFGPQTLHRLPEMIDAARITKLPQVDVSFPEIEKFDHLPEPRIDGPSAYVSVMEGCSKYCTFCVVPYTRGEEVSRPFDDVIAEIIHLAEHGVREVTLLGQNVNGYRGLTHDGRLADLAELIRVVAAVEGIDRIRYTTSHPLEFSDSLIQAHAEVPELVKHLHLPVQSGSDRILAAMKRNHTALEYKSKLRKLRAAVPGICISSDFIVGFPGETEKDFQQTMKLIEDVGFDFSYSFVYSQRPGTPAADLADETPEEVKKERLNALQHRLNQQGFEISRQMVGSVQRILVTDYSKKDPGELQGRTENNRIVNFRCDTPALIGQFADVHIDAAQPHSLRGSLVQ, encoded by the coding sequence ATGGCCAAGAAGCTTTACATCGAAACCCACGGTTGCCAGATGAACGAGTACGACAGCTCGCGCATGGTCGATCTGCTGGGTGAACACCAGGCCCTGGAAGTCACCGCCCGTGCCGAAGACGCCGACGTGATCCTGCTCAACACCTGTTCGATTCGCGAGCGCGCCCAGGACCGGGTGTACTCCCAGCTCGGCCGCTGGCGTGAACTGAAACTGGCCAACCCGGAAATGGTCATCGCCGTGGGCGGTTGCGTGGCCAGCCAGGAAGGCGCTGCCATTCGTGACCGCGCGCCCTACGTAGACGTGGTCTTCGGCCCGCAGACCCTGCACCGCCTGCCGGAGATGATCGACGCCGCGCGCATCACCAAACTGCCGCAAGTCGACGTTTCGTTTCCGGAAATCGAAAAATTCGACCACCTGCCCGAACCCCGTATCGACGGCCCGAGCGCCTATGTGTCGGTGATGGAAGGTTGCAGCAAGTACTGCACGTTCTGCGTGGTGCCCTATACCCGTGGTGAAGAAGTCAGCCGGCCGTTCGACGACGTCATCGCCGAAATCATCCACCTGGCGGAACACGGTGTGCGGGAAGTGACGCTGCTGGGGCAGAACGTCAACGGTTATCGCGGCCTGACCCACGACGGGCGCCTGGCGGACCTCGCCGAGCTGATCCGCGTGGTGGCGGCCGTGGAGGGCATCGACCGTATCCGCTACACCACCTCGCACCCACTGGAGTTCTCCGACAGCCTGATCCAGGCCCATGCCGAAGTGCCTGAGCTGGTCAAGCATCTGCACCTGCCGGTGCAATCGGGCTCCGACCGGATCCTGGCGGCCATGAAGCGCAACCACACGGCGCTGGAGTACAAATCCAAGCTGCGCAAACTGCGGGCGGCGGTGCCGGGGATCTGCATCAGTTCAGACTTTATCGTGGGTTTCCCCGGCGAAACCGAGAAAGATTTCCAGCAGACCATGAAGCTGATCGAAGACGTGGGTTTCGATTTTTCCTATTCCTTCGTCTACAGCCAGCGTCCCGGCACTCCGGCCGCCGATTTGGCGGACGAAACCCCTGAAGAAGTGAAAAAAGAACGGCTCAACGCCTTGCAACATCGCTTGAACCAGCAAGGTTTCGAGATCAGCCGACAGATGGTCGGCTCCGTCCAGCGGATTCTGGTGACCGATTACTCGAAAAAAGACCCGGGCGAATTGCAAGGGCGGACCGAAAACAACCGCATCGTCAACTTCCGCTGCGACACTCCGGCCCTGATCGGCCAGTTCGCCGACGTCCACATCGATGCCGCGCAACCGCACTCGTTGCGCGGTTCGTTGGTCCAGTAA